GAATaacttaatattttataaaccaTTTCCATAATTTCGTCTAAGTTACAAAATGCGTGTTACTTTGAAGgttaaaaattattgttattgttgttattattatttcatataaaagACATCATTAGTAGATTCTATTAAGGGCCTCCCATGATGATATTATAATGGAGAAATgttgtaattataaaatgatcacataaaaataaatttataaattaatataattttatataatatattaaatttattttataataaaaataattttataatttaatatatcatattaaattaaattaatttttattaaatttctaacacTTTTAACTTACCTTTCATTCTCAACTTCCTTCCTGATAAGTTCCATATTCATATAACAGTTCTTCTACACTCAGTCGGGAAATGTAAGCGTGGTGCAGTCGGCTGACGTGGCGTCAGGCCACGTCAgccacgaaaaaaaaaaaaaagggacagAAACGAAGTAAAATTCGAGAAAACCATTAAAACCTTTTCCCGCTTCTGGTGTGCGACGGAGAACGAAGAGAAGAACTGAAGCTCTCATTTAGTCGGTCGATTGTTCAGTCCTTTTCATGGGTGCAGATCGTGTGTCGCTGGGTTGGGCATCTGGGTTGGGTGGGTTAGCTTCAGGCCGGTGTGCGTTGGGTGGGTTTTGCTCGGGCCGGTGTGCGTTGGGTGGGCTGAGTTTGGGTCAGATCCGTGGGCCATCACGTCGGGTCAGATTCGTGGGCCAGTATTTCTGGTCAGCGACGTGGGTTGGCATTTCGTGGGTGGGTCTGCGTTAAGTGGGTCGGACCGTGTTTCGTGGGTCATCTTCGCACTTCACCGTCACGGCCAGGTCCTGGTTCCACCATCGATCTATCTGATTTCCTTCAATATATAGTGTTATTTGCATGatataaaatttgatatatatgtgtGGGCTTCGTTGCATTTGCATGAACATGGTAATATTTAGACGTGGCTCTGTTTTGTGGCATTTGCATGAACATGTTTCCAGTGAGAATGTTCTTTGTTtgaaaatgtatgaaaatagTTGTGGTAGGTTTTTGGTCTGGTATACTTCGTTTAACAAGCCGATGCTAACTAAGGTTATAGAGACTTtgagaagaaaaggaaacaaaaacatGAGCTCACTTGGGAGTGTTTACAAAGATATTAATAACACCACAAGTGGTATGGTGTTACTGCAAGTTCAATGCGTTATTATAGCACTGATTGAATGACagtcttatattaatttagttgataaaataaatctaacccAATAGGCTGGAATGAAGGTACATAGTATTGTTCCTGAACAAatccaaatttatttatttttaattatgctgactgaataaaaataaaaccaatgaaGAGCATCTAAAATTAGAAACTTTTATTATCATATATTGCTGCTAAATTTGGTCAATCAACTTGATTCCTTATTTCTCAATTTGGTAAATGAGAAATTGTTTTAGTTGCACTATATAGAAGAGTGAGGGGACTATGTCTTGGTCAGTGAGATGATTGGAAGATTTAATGTTTCCAGTGCAAAAGATTGTAtactagtgtattatttttAACCCTAACATAATATATAGTGCTTAAATGGGACGAGATAAATGCACTAATTGCATAATGCTTATGGTTGATTGGAGTTTAAATCCGTTCCATAAGTCTACTGAAATTGAGATGCaaccaaaaattattatataatgaccATGCAAATGTTCCCGGCAGTATGAGTATACTAAGAATCTGGCTCAAAGTTCATATTTACCTTTTTGAGATAGGTTTTTATGATGATAATTGTTGGCATTTGTGTTTCACACATAAGGGGAATACCATGACTAATAGCTTGAAAATTGAGTATTTGATGTATTGTTGTTTGTTGCTAAtatttttttccagaaaaattgaaaaagaaaataaaatcttggCTTCCAACATTCAGGTTTTAACTCAAATGAGAAAAGGTGTGGAAATTGATTAGTATATACTGTTATCATTTTATTGCACTTCAACTACCTCAGTGAGATTTAAGctataaaattaacaaataaacagGTTAATGAACCAAGCTAGCATACTTTATTTGATGAAATCCCAATATTGTTATAAATGGAAACCAGATTTTTTGTTCCCTTTATTAatagcaataaaaataaatggaaacCTAAAACAACATTGATTATTTAGTTCTTGCAGTttaggtttaaattttaaataacttatattatttatttatttttcttaaagggcAGCAAAACGCAAGTGTTCCATTTCAACCTGGGATGGAACCGGCAAGGCCATTTTTCACTACTAGCTCTACGACCAGCGAAAGATTTGGTGAAGAAATTAGACCCGATTGTGATGAAACTGAAGCAGCATGTACTGCCGATATTGTTGATGAAGAATATCGCCCAGATAgagtagatgattttgtaaCTCAACCTGTTTCCCCCGGTACACCACATGTAGTCACATCGTCGGATGGTGGTGATGATATCATTGAGGAGCCGAAGTCAGGGATGGAGTTCAATACGTTTGAAGATCTGTTGGTCTATTATAAACAGTATGCAAAAAGTAGtgggtttggggtgatgacacaaaggagtgagaggGCTGATGATCAAAGTGTCAGATATGTCACCCTTGGTTGTGCACGTGGAGGGAAGGCCCGGATTAAGAGTTCCAATCCGGCGAACCCACGTCCGACGGGCAAGACTGACTGTAAGGCCCAGATTAATGCACTAAGAATTGAGGGAAAGATGCGGTTGACAACAGTGAATAACGCACATAATCATGTAATCAGCCCACAGAAATCCCGCTTCTTTCGGTGTAATCGAGAAGTTAGTGAGACTGTTAAAAGAGTCCTAGACACAAATGACTTAGCTGGCATCCGAATGAACAAGAGTTACGGATCTCTTATGGTTGGCGCAGGTGGCTTTGAGAATCTCCCATTTTTAGAAAAGGATTGTCGCAATTACATCGAGAAAGCCCGACATCTGCGACTTGGTGCAGGTGGAGCTGGAGCACTTCGTGATTATTTTATGAGGATGCAGTTTAAGAATAACGGCTTTTTTGCGTTGATGGATTTAGACGATGACGGGCggttaaaaaatgttttttgggcTGATCCACGTAGTCGGGCAGCCTATAAGTATTTTGGTGATGTTGtgacattcgacaccacatatctgactaataggtatgggatgccctttgcaccatttgttggtgtcaaCCATCACGGGCAGTCGATTCTGTTGGGAGCTGGATTGATTTCCAGTGAGGACACGGCGACATTTACATGGCTGTTCCAAACCTGGTTGCAGTGTATGGATGGAATAGCTCCGAAGGCTATTATTACTGATCAAGATAGAACAATGAAAAATGCCATTGCTATTGTCTTTCCTGAAGCGCGACATAGATGTTGCCTATGGCATATACTTAAGAAAGTCCTCGAGAAGCTTGGATCATATGCGACTTACCGACTTGGGTTGAAAACAGAGCTGATGAAATGTGTGTACGACACACAGACGATTGAGGAGTTTGAAAATTGTTGGGCTGGGTTTATTAATACATACGACTTACATGATAATGCATGGTTGACAAGTTTATACATTGAGCGTGAGCATTGGGTACCGGTTTTCCTGAAAGAGCacttttgggctggaatgagtacaacccagcgcagcgagagtatgaatgcattttttgacggTTATGTCCATTCAAAgacaaacttgaaagagtttgtAGACCAGTTTGACAATGCATTGAAGAAAaagattgaaaatgaaaatcaggCGGAATTCCAATCATTCAGCGGCACCATTCCCTGCGTATCAAGATCtccaattgaaaagaaatttcaagagCTGTACACCAACAATAAATTTAAGGAAGTCCAACAGCAAGTAATCGGTCTGATTGATTTGGAAATATCTCTACAGGCATCTGATGGTGTAAATAGGAGGTACTTGGTAGAAGATGAAGTCCGTATTTAGGAGTTCACAAAACAGGTTACATATTCAGTGGAGTTTACTGTGGATGACTGCAATGCCAAGTGTTCATGTGGGTTATTTCAGATGAGAGGGATACTGTGTAGGCATATTTTGGCTGCATTCAAAGCTAATGGTATAAAGTCATTGCCAAACCAGTAcattttagatcgatggaggaaggacatCAAGAGGAGATACACGTTGATCCGAAGTAGCTACGATGCAGGGGATCAGATTGCAAACGGTAATAGACACACAATCCTGTTGAATTTGTGTTATGAGATGATAGATTATGCGGTGGATTCAGATAAGCAATttgaagatgcaaagaaaaggATTGAGGAGATGACTGTTACATATCGTCAGAACCAGCGCCCCTTATCTAGTACCCAAACAGGTTCGAGCTCGACGTACCTTTTCACTTGTGGATTTTCTCGAGTGAAAAATCTGCGTATTTTGGTCACAATTTGtataattattcatttttgtACTATTTAACATCTCCTTACCATAAACAGGTTTGGTATCTGGATGTACGACAAGTCAGACTACAGTTGGTGGGTCCCAACAAGTTAAGAGTCCAGTTATTGTCAGAGGGAAAGGAAGACCCCCATCTCTTAGAAGAGCATCTAGGATGGAGATAGACATGAGGAAGCTTAAAGCCAAACAGAAGAAAACGCAAGTTGGAGGAAAGCGCAAACAGGTGCGTCGATTTGACCTATTTGGGGTGCAACAATAAATCGTAATAACTTTTTGAGTTAGGGTTTCAGGTTCAGAAATGGCTTTATTTGTAAACTTTTATTCATGTcgatgttttttttattaattgttagcgAGATGAGAGGGATACGGGATCCATGGGCACGCCCATGACTTTGTTTGATGAGAGGGATACAGCACCCATGCTCACTCGAAGGAATTTATTTGGGCCATCAGAAGTAGACCTCACCCATCCTGTTCAACTGCAGGTAGTAGAACATAATGCACTTTTTGGCTACTAGTTTAATGCTTTATTAAAAGTATGAATCGTGATTAGAAAGTTTATGGTGGATACAGCAAGTTCTAGATCATTCTGTGGAGTTTAACAGTATTGAAACCACACAACCTCATCCCATACTTTCcagtcaagaaagtgtaagctttgtggatttttttaatttacatatcaCTTGTAATATTTCCGCAAGATTTAATTTCGTGGACTTTTGTTGATCAGATATTTTTTGATTGGATGGACCACAACCGGAGCTCTTTGGGTGGAGATGGGTCACAAGAGTTTGACTAAACTCTTTCATGATGTGAGGCCAGGATTTTCTGTACATAATGTAATTATGTATGTGGATATCAAAGTTGGATTATTTGGTGTATTTTTGTGTGGCAAGGAGTAGGTGATTTGCCAAAATCACCTACTcaaatttgtgttatttgatgtGATGGAAACAGTGGGTATAAACTGCAGTTTTAATTATGTCAATATTACAGGTCATGAAGAAATTCAGTGGATTATTTAGATGAGGTTATCTCAATTTAGATGAGGTACTGAAGAGTTTGTATCAAAAACAACGTGATACAAACTGTGAATGACCCTTACAGGTCATGCAGAAATTCCGTTTAACAAAAAAGCTGTGAATGACCCTTATTATTTGGTGCAGTAGTCGTGGTTGTTGGGCAGGTGCAGTAATCGTGCTTGCAAATCTGCGTATATGTTGATGCAGATGTGAATGGTAATATTTTGGTTTAAGAGTTTGTTTCAACATATGACTTTTGATGGTGCGCTGTTGTATACACGGTTAGGCCCGAATGCCATGATTGCCAAAACTGGGATCATTTGAATGGCAATGACACCACATATCTTGGTCATTTTAAGACTCCTACTACTATGGAGATACCAGAAATTGAAATCAATTTGAAATGCCAAAGATGTTTTACAATCTTCTAAACTGCTCAGTCCaaaaacaaacataataaacatCTGGATCACCTCCATTACTTAGTCATAAATCACTTGCAGTTACAACCCAAATGGTCACAGGTTCAGTACACCTCACTACAACATTGATGTGAGGCCATAATGACCAACACGTTAATACATCAAAATTACCAATATTCCAGAAGTGTGAATGTTCTCCAAATAATCTTGGAGATCAACAGTACATAAAATGAGATACTAGTGGTTAAACAAATATTCAGTGGAGCTACATCAGTCGTAGCATTGGCCGAGATTCATACACAGACACTGGATACATCAAAATTACACCACAaactattactaaaaaaaaccaagttaggattaatacaTTGAAGACTCCCTTGTACTTCTTCTCCAATGCATTGAATTTGACTTGCTCGATGCGTAGCCGCTCATTAAGTACTCTGTCGTGCCTCCGTTCAGCTAACTCCAGCGTCATTTTACAGCAACTGTTCTGCTCACTTTGAATATCAATCCACTCAAAAAAGTCACATTGTTTTTTCATCTTATAGTTTGGACAGTTGAAAAATCTTCTACCAAAAGAGTTCGCTTTTCCAGAAATCCTTAGCTTCGCTTGGGAGCCACAATAGCAAAGTAGTCTCTCCAAACTTGACCCGGACTGAGAAGCAGAACTCATTTGCTATCATGGATATTGTATGTAAACGACCCCACAGATCAGTAtgttataagtatatataactGAAAATCAAACAGTAGATATGTGCATGGGATAAGAAATATAAACTGTAGTTTGAGAATGCCAtgaaaacaaataattcaaaggagttttttcaaatcccaaacagGTTAAACAAAAAGATCTATAGAAATATCAATACACAAGTGTAAGCTATTTTATCAAATCCGAACatgcataaacatgatattatcaaagcccaatatataaatacaaagaGATATCACCAtggtttatacataaatacacaaAAAGAGATATTATCAAAGCCTAAATATGCATAAACAGAGAGACATCACCAtggtttatacataaatacacacAGAGAGATATTATCAAAGCCCAAATATGCATAAACAGAGAGACATCACCATGAATTATACATAACTACACATCCAGTGATATTATCAAAGCCCAATATGCATAAACAGAGAGACATCACCATGGATTATACATAACTACACATCCAGTGATATTATCAAAGCCCAATATGCATACAGTGATATTATCAAAGCCCAATATATAAATACAGAGAGATATCACCAtggtttatacataaatacacaaAAAGAGATATTATTAAAGCCCAAATATGCATAAACAGAGAGACATCACCAtggtttatacataaatacacacAGAGAGATATTATCAAAGCCCAAATATGCATAAACAGATAGACATCACCATGAATTATACATAACTACACATGCAATGATATTATCAAAGCCCAATATGCATAAACAGAGAGACATCACCATGGATTATACATAACTACACATCCAGTGATA
This Carya illinoinensis cultivar Pawnee chromosome 11, C.illinoinensisPawnee_v1, whole genome shotgun sequence DNA region includes the following protein-coding sequences:
- the LOC122282141 gene encoding protein FAR1-RELATED SEQUENCE 5-like: MEPARPFFTTSSTTSERFGEEIRPDCDETEAACTADIVDEEYRPDRVDDFVTQPVSPGTPHVVTSSDGGDDIIEEPKSGMEFNTFEDLLVYYKQYAKSSGFGVMTQRSERADDQSVRYVTLGCARGGKARIKSSNPANPRPTGKTDCKAQINALRIEGKMRLTTVNNAHNHVISPQKSRFFRCNREVSETVKRVLDTNDLAGIRMNKSYGSLMVGAGGFENLPFLEKDCRNYIEKARHLRLGAGGAGALRDYFMRMQFKNNGFFALMDLDDDGRLKNVFWADPRSRAAYKYFGDVCMDGIAPKAIITDQDRTMKNAIAIVFPEARHRCCLWHILKKVLEKLGSYATYRLGLKTELMKCVYDTQTIEEFENCWAGFINTYDLHDNAWLTSLYIEREHWTNLKEFVDQFDNALKKKIENENQAEFQSFSGTIPCVSRSPIEKKFQELYTNNKFKEVQQQVIGLIDLEISLQASDGVNRRHILAAFKANGIKSLPNQYILDRWRKDIKRRYTLIRSSYDAGDQIANGNRHTILLNLCYEMIDYAVDSDKQFEDAKKRIEEMTVTYRQNQRPLSSTQTGLVSGCTTSQTTVGGSQQVKSPVIVRGKGRPPSLRRASRMEIDMRKLKAKQKKTQVGGKRKQRDERDTGSMGTPMTLFDERDTAPMLTRRNLFGPSEVDLTHPVQLQGESEDDDSIQTTGEDAGRRKGVSGKADFK